ATCCGACACCGTCACCTTCATGTTCGAGTCGCCCAGTAAGTCGCCAATCGCTTCTCGCCTTGTGTTTATCGTTTTCGCTGCTTCTAGTGGTTCTCGATCTTATTCCTGACCGTGGTTATTTCACTGTGGAAATGAACAGAGCAAGATAAGATTGCCGACTTcgagatgaagctcatggacaTCGATAGCGAGCACCTTGGCATCCCGGATTCCGAGTACCAGGCCATCGTCCGCATGCCGTCTGCTGAGTTTATGAGGATCTGCAAGGACCTCAGCAGCATCGGGGACACAGGTACATGGATTTATTCAGTAGGCTATTTGTCTCTGTTGCACATGGATGGTCCTAGCTCTTGTCGATTGAACAGTTCCCATTTCATTCTGCAGTTGTCATCTCGGTGACTAAAGAGGGCGTCAAGTTCTCAACCTCAGGAGAAATTGGGAGTGCAAACATTGTCTGCAGGCAGAACCAAACTGTTGACAAGGTACCCTTTAACCCCGTTATCACCCCCAAATTGGAACAAGTCTCATCCTCTGAATTTatgtgtgcttgtaacctgaaAGTTATAGGGACAATAAAAGCAAGGGATTGTTCCTTGTAAGTACTTAATATCTCCTGAAGTTAGCAAACGTGCATGCATAATTTCTCAACCAGTTCCAACATGCCATACATTCATAATACCTACTGAAGTTGTGAAAGAAATGGAATTCAGATGATTGGCTTTGGTGCCAGCGCCAGCTTTCTGTTAATTTGTCTAGCCAGTACACTAGATGTTTCAGAAAGCAGAGGTTGCCACCATCATTTGGTTGGTTGAATTGGTATTGCTAACACTGAATTGAATCGGGCACCTGTTGCATATTTGATATTTAAAAGTTACATGCAAATAAGGTTCTCTATTATTGTAGTCAGCAAGTTTTTATCTCTTTTTGATATTGTTTTAGTCAGTATGTTTTTAACAAAATATTGCAGCATTAATGAGATGCTTGAACTGACTAATGGATACTGTTTGTATCGATGCAGCCAGAAGAAGCTACCATTATAGAGATGCAAGAACCAGTTTCCCTGACGTTTGCCCTGAGGTACATGAACTCCTTCACCAAGGCATCTACACTGTCTGACCAAGTGACTATCAGCCTTTCATCCGAGCTACCGGTGGTGGTTGAGTACAAGATCGCAGAGATGGGCTACATTAGATTCTATCTGGCGCCAAAGATTGAGGAAGATGAGGAGATGAAGCCTTGATGACAACAATATGAATCTTATGTTGCCTACGTTTCCTTGTCTATCAACCATCGTTTGCTTGGCTATTGTTTGCAAGCAAAAAAGGATGTTATGTGTTATCTCTTAGGCCAGACTGCTAGCTACTTGTATTTGTGACTGCCCTGTGAATCCATGGATTTACGGTGAATCTAGATTAGTGGGCTTTGTTTTGCGCATGTTGCATCTATTTGCCCTTTTCAATTCAGTCATTAAATTTTTTACTGAGCACAATGTGCCTTTGGTAATCACCCTGATGGTTGCTGGATAAACAAGCCTTACCTTGAATCTTGACAAGAATCAAGTTCAAGGTAGTTGGGATTGTTTCCTCGTGCTCTGCTCTCGAGTCTCGAGAAAGTGGCAATGTATAATTTCTGTGTTGTAGCCTTACTGCTTCATTTCGATTCATCGGAACAGTGATGAAATGTATTAATTTTCAATCTAAGATTAGAAAGACTAAATAtgatttaattataaaattaattacacggatggatgggaaattacaaaatgaatttatctatatttattaTTAAAGTAAGGTATCTAcccaaatttttggtttggtatATTGGTTTGATCTGCCTATGCtattgacaggtgggcccataGTTCATCAATCGGAATTTAAATAAATCAATCGGAATTCTAATAGGAACCTGAACAAATCAATACTAATCCAATACAATTGAAAACTGGACAATTAATACCTCATGGGGTCATACATGTTGTATACGGAGTTTCCATCGAAAAAATTGTTGGGTCCATATATTTATGGTTaaaattaatccatcattagagattgttAGTGTTAGTATGACATTGTCTAATTATggtctaattaggcttaaaatatTTGTAATTACACCCATTGAATGAGTTTTGTCAATTATTCACATTTAATattcctaattagtggtcaaatattTGAAGTTACTAAACATTTGAAGTTTTTTTAGTAGACTAAACGTTTGAAGTTACTATGACGCTGAAaaaattttgggatctaaacacacttTGTGTAAGAAGTGCATCAGTGTATGTTTGCAGATGATTTTGGGGAATGACTGTGTTTACATGTGAAAAGTTTGCGAAAAGTAAAGCTGAaaaacactgtagcatttttcgtttatatgtggtaaatattgtcctaccatgggttaactaggctcaaaagattcatctcgcaatgtacattcaaactgtgcaataagtTATTTTATTTACCCACAATTAGTGTTCCATGCATgcgttatttgctatatttaatgtttcgatgtgacggaaagtttggaaattttgggGGAACTaacgccgtgtttagttcccaaattcaaaattccaattttttttccggcacctgcatgaagatttaaatctagacgaaataaaaaacgcattgcacagtttgtctgtaaatcgcgaaacgaatctaatgatcaTAATTAGAccgtaattagatgctaaattgatacaataatgctacagtaaacaacctctaatgacggattaattaggctcattagattcgtttcgcgatttacagacgagttctgtaattaattttgtgattagtctatgtttagtactttaaatataGAAATGtgttttttcaaaaactttacgggAGGCAACTAAACATAGCCTAAACACAGCCAATGTCGCAATATATAAACACTGGTATCAAAATCCTGACTCCATGTACGAAGAATGAATCTGAAACATCAGGAAGGTTATGTATGAAAAATTCATaaattgttttaaaaaaaaccaGAAAGCTAGAATTCCCTCCGCACcttgttcttcctctgctgccCAGTCTCGCTGCCGCAGAGCCGTGGCCATCCGACACCTTCCGCGCCTCTTCCCGCCACAGCGGAGCGGAGGCGTGCGAGGATGGGACGCCGAAGCCGACGGAAGCGGAGCCGCATCGCCGCTGGATGCCGTGGCCGCCGGCCTTCAAGTCCCGCCGTGCAGGCCATGACTCCCAAGGCCCAAGCCCAGAAGGCAAATGCGGCCTAATTATCCATTCACCAGTCTAGCTCGtttatcttcttcctcacctctctctctctctctctctctctctctctctccccccgcaGCAATGGCGGGCTGACCGCAGCCGCTGCCCGAGGCATCCTATGGGTAAGGCCTCCTCTGCAAACAAACCGGCCGTCTCGCGTTTGTtttagctccgcccctgctcccgccgcccgcGGTGCCGTCCCAGCCTCACGCACCACGAATCCTACCCCATCCCGCGGGGCCGCATGTCTCTGCACCACCGAATCCGCAGCTGCAGACGCGACTCGTAGGTTCTGGCGTTCCGCCACCCGTTGGCGGTGAAAGAGATCACCCACCACGCGGTCCAAggttctcgccgccgcccgcctgccgCCTCGGCCGTGAACGTGAACCTGCGCCGACCACCGGTGAGTTCAAAGTTTAATATTCTGATCAGAAAGTTTAGGTTTGATGTTGGAAATTTCAAGCCCAAAGTTCCGATTCGAGATGAAAGGTGAAATTTGTCCCAACTGTTCCCAATTGCTCAACAATACTGTCATTACACTGGTTTTCAGGGTGGATAACGGCAGGGCGAGATGCTGATCCCGTGCGATTGCTTCCTCCATGTTCCTGCACCGCCACTGACTCCAATACAGAATTTTACAGCTTCAGCGCCCTGCAGAGATAAAGGCCTCACTTTGCAGATCAACTCTGTCTATGCACCAGCTAGAACCTATGAAATTTGCCCGGAATTGACAGTTCCATGCACGGTTGCCAGACAGACTGGCaaagggaagaagaaaggcaactgggcccattATGGTGGGTCGCTTCCAGCAATGCTGGAGGCACTGGATGATGTCCAGGACGTTGGGGAAGCGCTTTGGCCGTGGAAGGACACGCTGAGCAACCGAGAGAGGACGATCCTTCTCAAGGAGCAGAAAGATTGGAGACGGGCGGTCGAGATCTTCGACTGGTTTCGCAGGGAGAGGGGCCATGAGCTCAATGTGATTCACTACAATGTTGTGCTCTGTACAGTTGGGCGAGCCAGGAGATGGGATCTCATTCTTAATCTGTGGCATGAGATGCATTCCTGTGGTGTGGCACCAGATAACTCAACGTATGGTACATTGATCGATGTATGTTGCAAAGGGGGAAGAGAACGGGCAACTTTGCTTTGGCTTGGGGACATGTGCAAGCGGGGTTTGATGCCTGATGAGGTCACTATGAGTATTGTGCTGCAGGCACTTAAGAAGGCTGGAGAGTATGAAACGGCTGAGCTTTTCTTCAGAAAGTGGTCCTCAGACTCAAGTGGAAGAATGGAGGGACACCCTCGCTACAGCTTGTACACATACAACACCTTGATTGATACTTATGGAAAAGCTGGTCAACTTGAGAAAGTATCAGATACATTCAATCAAATGTTGAAAGAAGGAGTTGCGCCAAGTGTTGTTACTTTCAACACAATGATTCATGTTTGGGGTAAACACCATAGAATGGAGCGAGTTTCTTCTTTGGTGAGGATGATGGAGGAATTCCAGTGCTTTCCTGACACTAGGACTTACAATATACTGATCTCACTGTACAGAGAAAGCAACAATATTGATGTTGCAGAGTACTACTTCTGGAAGATGAAGGCAGAAAATTTGGTACCAGATGTAGTGAGCTGCCGCACACTCTTATATGGATACTCTATCAGTGGCATGGTCACTAAAGCAGAAGCCCTTCTAAAAGAAATGGATGAGAGGGACTTTTTGATAGATGAATACACACAATCTTCTTTGACGAGGATGTATGTAAATGCTGGGATGCTTGAGCAAGCATGGCATTGGTTTGACAGATTCCGTCACCAGATGAATTCTGaatgcttttctgcaaatattgatgcatttgttgagaaaggATACATAGTTCTTGCAGAGAAGGCTTTTATATGCTGCCTAAAGAAGAAGATGCTCAGTGTTTCTGTGTGCAATGTGATGATCAAAGGATATGGGTTGGTAGACAAGCTAGATGAGGCATGTGAGGTAGCTGATGGCATGGAGATGTATGGCATTTTACCTGATTACGTGACATACAGTTCTCTCATTCAACTTCTGTCAACTGCTAAATTGCCAAAGAAGGCTCTTCACTACTTGAAAAAAATGCAAGCAGTAAAACTGCTGTCAGACTGTGTTCCATACTCTGTGGTAATTAATAGCTTTGCTAAGAATGGTGATTTAGGAATGGTTGAATACCTATTTAGAGAAATGATCACTTCAGGGATCCGTGCTGATGTTTTCCTCTACTCTATTTTAATTGATGCTTATGCTGAAGTTGGAAAGGTCCAACAAGCTACAGCATATTTTGGTTTGATGAAAAAAGATGGCTTATGTGAGAATGCTACAATCTACAATTCTTTGATAAAGCTCTATACAAAGGTAGGGTATCTTGCAGAGGCCCGAGAAACATACAAGCTACTCAGATCATTGGATACTGATACCAGCCTTTATGCATCTAATTGCATGATTGATCTCTACAGTGATCATTGTATGGTGAAAGAAGCACGTGAGATTTTTGAAAGTTTGAAGGCCAGGGGAAGCGCAAATGAATTCTCATACGCAATGATGGTGTGTTTGTACAAGAAAATTGGTCGCTATGATGTAGCTCACAGGATTTGCCAGGAAATGCAAGCTCTAGGACTTCTGACTCAAGCACTAAGCTATAATTCTGCTATCCAAATGTATGTGTCTGGTGGAAGAATGGAGGATGCTTTTAAAATATTTAAGATGATGTTAGTATCGAACACACCGCCAAATGATGCAACATTCAAGGCACTAAATGTTATTCTAGTAAGAAGTGGAGTTACAAGGAACGAGATTAGGAAGCTAGAATTGCTAAGAAGAAATAACACTCATGATTGCTTGCATCAATGGTACAAGGCACTATCCCTTTCCCTTCAGCTGTAAGATCAAGCGTGTGTTCTTTTCAACATAGTATTATCGATCAATCTGCTACAAGGGCACACCCTTACCCTTTCGACATTGACAATTGTAGGAGTAGAAAAAGGAGTACAAGAAAGCAAGTAACTTCATAACTGATTTCAAATGGTTGAAATGTTAGATGTAGATACACAATTGTGATTATCTGTCTACTGAACTCTATACAGAGAAGGTGCATACCATTTTTGAGTAAAAAATGTTGATAGTTGATTGGCAGCACAGAGAATTCATGGAAATCATTTTCACATATGTGTGGATCCTGTTAGATCTCTGCAGGTGAGTGTTATTACTTATATGCCCCCAGTTTCTACGTATCAGAATTTAAGGTACATGCTCTTGCAACATCATGGTTTTGCTAAAATTTAACTGCTTCAGCTTGTATGACTTCCACAAAAAGATTCTGAATTATGATGATCTCCAACTTTGCGATGTTTTTCTAAGTTCTGCTTGTGGTGATTTTACTTATTTTACTTAATTACATCACAGTTACTTGGCAACATAAATTTTCAACAATGGCATCGTACTTCTTGCAGGGATCTACTATGTTATTGATAATTTCTCCTGATAAATCTGCAGTATATATTTATTTGACTTATATATTCAATAAATTTGTGTTCCCTTCTTGGTGGCTCATGTTGGATTTCAGCTCTAGCCTATCACAACTTCACTGCTGAAAGCCTCAAAATTTAAGTGCCAATTTTATGGCATGACACGTTTTTCAATTTGTGTCACTTTGTATTGAGGAATGTGTAATATTTCACCAAAAATATACAAGTCAGAACTATAAATATAATATTAATTTTAAACTTCTCTGATCATCATACTCCAGTGccattattttattataatatgcTCTTCTCTAGCtatttattttttcatattAGCGCACACTTGATCACTAAGGACATCTGTTAATAATTTTCTGCCTCCTGTTAAGGCTGTACGGGTTGTAAGCAAGCACTGTTCCTTTGGCATTGCGAGTGTTTTACATTTGCAGCACATAAGAAATGTGCACCATGGAGAACTGCAGTTTGCTGTAGGCACCCTTCTGATTGGCTTCCGCAAACTGaggtatatcattttttatttgaaattggTCACTTCATGTTGTCATATATGAAATAAATAATAACAGCTTATTGAGTCTAATTTGACAATAGGCAAGAGGGGAACTTTCTAGTATAAGTATTAAAATAGTTTATATGCATATAGTCATTGTATTTTCTGCAAGCTCAGTGTTGATTCACCTGTCACATTTaaacaatgtttttttttcttttcatcccTAGCTCCATGGAAGATTAAGGCCTCGTTTGGTTTTTTTTAGTTTAAGTCATAAGTCCCGTCACATCGCATGTTTACAGACCAAATGAAGCGGGATGGTGATAAAAAATAGAAGCTAGAGAATAATTACTTCTGATATTCCTTATTTGGCTGAAAGGATATCTGCTTACCTTGCTCATGTCGTGGTAAGTAATATTGTCGGCATTATATACTTCGTGAATTACCAATGATTATTTAGTTATTTATGATTATGAAATCTCTACTACTAATTCTGTAGGTATTTCTTGCCATAAACATTGAAGCTACGCACGGTGCTGTTAATGCCAAAAAACGTGAGGTACAGGTGCTAGAGAAGAGGTACAGGTGCTAGATTTTCTCGGTGGATTTGGACGCAAAGACCTCAAAACTACTGTACATTTTTTCTAACATAAGTATAAGCTTCTTTACAGTAATTCTAGCATATTAATTTTTACATCATTCTGTAAATAGTTGACAAGTTTACGGAGGGAAATAGAATTCATTTGCAGCACGAAGGgctaaaaaaaaaatgaatggccAGACTATAATATCGATGATTGGCCAGTTAAAGAGATCATCAAAACAGCCATCCGGAAAGACGGGTATGTATGAATTATTTTATAGTCTGGCATTTTCCATCATATTTCTAATTTCTGTAAATTTATAATTCTAATTTCTCTAAATCACTCTGTATTTGATGTTGCTCTGGTTGTGTACTGTAGTTATTCATGTGGTTTATTCCTAATAAAATTCATGGAATATTGGAACGGATACATCCTATGTAATGACGTTAATCAGATATATAAAAATGTTTATCACCACTGCTTCATGTTCATTAATTGAGACATTCATTGGTATATGTTCAAAATGATGATATTAATACTGTAAAATAGGCTATGATGAAATTCACGATGAAGCTCGCTGGCATTTTATTATCAAGTAATCTTAACATACGGAAAGGAAGTTAGCAATCAAACT
This window of the Panicum virgatum strain AP13 chromosome 1K, P.virgatum_v5, whole genome shotgun sequence genome carries:
- the LOC120645453 gene encoding proliferating cell nuclear antigen — encoded protein: MLELRLVQGSLLKKVLEAIRDLVNEANFDCSGTGFSLQAMDSSHVALVALLLRAEGFEHYRCDRNLSMGMNLNNMAKMLRCAGNEDIITIKADDGSDTVTFMFESPKQDKIADFEMKLMDIDSEHLGIPDSEYQAIVRMPSAEFMRICKDLSSIGDTVVISVTKEGVKFSTSGEIGSANIVCRQNQTVDKPEEATIIEMQEPVSLTFALRYMNSFTKASTLSDQVTISLSSELPVVVEYKIAEMGYIRFYLAPKIEEDEEMKP
- the LOC120645478 gene encoding pentatricopeptide repeat-containing protein At3g23020-like isoform X1 — translated: MLIPCDCFLHVPAPPLTPIQNFTASAPCRDKGLTLQINSVYAPARTYEICPELTVPCTVARQTGKGKKKGNWAHYGGSLPAMLEALDDVQDVGEALWPWKDTLSNRERTILLKEQKDWRRAVEIFDWFRRERGHELNVIHYNVVLCTVGRARRWDLILNLWHEMHSCGVAPDNSTYGTLIDVCCKGGRERATLLWLGDMCKRGLMPDEVTMSIVLQALKKAGEYETAELFFRKWSSDSSGRMEGHPRYSLYTYNTLIDTYGKAGQLEKVSDTFNQMLKEGVAPSVVTFNTMIHVWGKHHRMERVSSLVRMMEEFQCFPDTRTYNILISLYRESNNIDVAEYYFWKMKAENLVPDVVSCRTLLYGYSISGMVTKAEALLKEMDERDFLIDEYTQSSLTRMYVNAGMLEQAWHWFDRFRHQMNSECFSANIDAFVEKGYIVLAEKAFICCLKKKMLSVSVCNVMIKGYGLVDKLDEACEVADGMEMYGILPDYVTYSSLIQLLSTAKLPKKALHYLKKMQAVKLLSDCVPYSVVINSFAKNGDLGMVEYLFREMITSGIRADVFLYSILIDAYAEVGKVQQATAYFGLMKKDGLCENATIYNSLIKLYTKVGYLAEARETYKLLRSLDTDTSLYASNCMIDLYSDHCMVKEAREIFESLKARGSANEFSYAMMVCLYKKIGRYDVAHRICQEMQALGLLTQALSYNSAIQMYVSGGRMEDAFKIFKMMLVSNTPPNDATFKALNVILVRSGVTRNEIRKLELLRRNNTHDCLHQWYKALSLSLQLSRKRSTRKEGAYHF
- the LOC120645478 gene encoding pentatricopeptide repeat-containing protein At3g23020-like isoform X3, which encodes MLIPCDCFLHVPAPPLTPIQNFTASAPCRDKGLTLQINSVYAPARTYEICPELTVPCTVARQTGKGKKKGNWAHYGGSLPAMLEALDDVQDVGEALWPWKDTLSNRERTILLKEQKDWRRAVEIFDWFRRERGHELNVIHYNVVLCTVGRARRWDLILNLWHEMHSCGVAPDNSTYGTLIDVCCKGGRERATLLWLGDMCKRGLMPDEVTMSIVLQALKKAGEYETAELFFRKWSSDSSGRMEGHPRYSLYTYNTLIDTYGKAGQLEKVSDTFNQMLKEGVAPSVVTFNTMIHVWGKHHRMERVSSLVRMMEEFQCFPDTRTYNILISLYRESNNIDVAEYYFWKMKAENLVPDVVSCRTLLYGYSISGMVTKAEALLKEMDERDFLIDEYTQSSLTRMYVNAGMLEQAWHWFDRFRHQMNSECFSANIDAFVEKGYIVLAEKAFICCLKKKMLSVSVCNVMIKGYGLVDKLDEACEVADGMEMYGILPDYVTYSSLIQLLSTAKLPKKALHYLKKMQAVKLLSDCVPYSVVINSFAKNGDLGMVEYLFREMITSGIRADVFLYSILIDAYAEVGKVQQATAYFGLMKKDGLCENATIYNSLIKLYTKVGYLAEARETYKLLRSLDTDTSLYASNCMIDLYSDHCMVKEAREIFESLKARGSANEFSYAMMVCLYKKIGRYDVAHRICQEMQALGLLTQALSYNSAIQMYVSGGRMEDAFKIFKMMLVSNTPPNDATFKALNVILVRSGVTRNEIRKLELLRRNNTHDCLHQWSRKRSTRKEGAYHF
- the LOC120645478 gene encoding pentatricopeptide repeat-containing protein At3g23020-like isoform X2, producing MLIPCDCFLHVPAPPLTPIQNFTASAPCRDKGLTLQINSVYAPARTYEICPELTVPCTVARQTGKGKKKGNWAHYGGSLPAMLEALDDVQDVGEALWPWKDTLSNRERTILLKEQKDWRRAVEIFDWFRRERGHELNVIHYNVVLCTVGRARRWDLILNLWHEMHSCGVAPDNSTYGTLIDVCCKGGRERATLLWLGDMCKRGLMPDEVTMSIVLQALKKAGEYETAELFFRKWSSDSSGRMEGHPRYSLYTYNTLIDTYGKAGQLEKVSDTFNQMLKEGVAPSVVTFNTMIHVWGKHHRMERVSSLVRMMEEFQCFPDTRTYNILISLYRESNNIDVAEYYFWKMKAENLVPDVVSCRTLLYGYSISGMVTKAEALLKEMDERDFLIDEYTQSSLTRMYVNAGMLEQAWHWFDRFRHQMNSECFSANIDAFVEKGYIVLAEKAFICCLKKKMLSVSVCNVMIKGYGLVDKLDEACEVADGMEMYGILPDYVTYSSLIQLLSTAKLPKKALHYLKKMQAVKLLSDCVPYSVVINSFAKNGDLGMVEYLFREMITSGIRADVFLYSILIDAYAEVGKVQQATAYFGLMKKDGLCENATIYNSLIKLYTKVGYLAEARETYKLLRSLDTDTSLYASNCMIDLYSDHCMVKEAREIFESLKARGSANEFSYAMMVCLYKKIGRYDVAHRICQEMQALGLLTQALSYNSAIQMYVSGGRMEDAFKIFKMMLVSNTPPNDATFKALNVILVRSGVTRNEIRKLELLRRNNTHDCLHQWYKALSLSLQLSRKRSTRKQVTS
- the LOC120645478 gene encoding pentatricopeptide repeat-containing protein At3g23020-like isoform X4; translated protein: MLIPCDCFLHVPAPPLTPIQNFTASAPCRDKGLTLQINSVYAPARTYEICPELTVPCTVARQTGKGKKKGNWAHYGGSLPAMLEALDDVQDVGEALWPWKDTLSNRERTILLKEQKDWRRAVEIFDWFRRERGHELNVIHYNVVLCTVGRARRWDLILNLWHEMHSCGVAPDNSTYGTLIDVCCKGGRERATLLWLGDMCKRGLMPDEVTMSIVLQALKKAGEYETAELFFRKWSSDSSGRMEGHPRYSLYTYNTLIDTYGKAGQLEKVSDTFNQMLKEGVAPSVVTFNTMIHVWGKHHRMERVSSLVRMMEEFQCFPDTRTYNILISLYRESNNIDVAEYYFWKMKAENLVPDVVSCRTLLYGYSISGMVTKAEALLKEMDERDFLIDEYTQSSLTRMYVNAGMLEQAWHWFDRFRHQMNSECFSANIDAFVEKGYIVLAEKAFICCLKKKMLSVSVCNVMIKGYGLVDKLDEACEVADGMEMYGILPDYVTYSSLIQLLSTAKLPKKALHYLKKMQAVKLLSDCVPYSVVINSFAKNGDLGMVEYLFREMITSGIRADVFLYSILIDAYAEVGKVQQATAYFGLMKKDGLCENATIYNSLIKLYTKVGYLAEARETYKLLRSLDTDTSLYASNCMIDLYSDHCMVKEAREIFESLKARGSANEFSYAMMVCLYKKIGRYDVAHRICQEMQALGLLTQALSYNSAIQMYVSGGRMEDAFKIFKMMLVSNTPPNDATFKALNVILVRSGVTRNEIRKLELLRRNNTHDCLHQWYKALSLSLQL
- the LOC120645478 gene encoding pentatricopeptide repeat-containing protein At3g23020-like isoform X6, giving the protein MLIPCDCFLHVPAPPLTPIQNFTASAPCRDKGLTLQINSVYAPARTYEICPELTVPCTVARQTGKGKKKGNWAHYGGSLPAMLEALDDVQDVGEALWPWKDTLSNRERTILLKEQKDWRRAVEIFDWFRRERGHELNVIHYNVVLCTVGRARRWDLILNLWHEMHSCGVAPDNSTYGTLIDVCCKGGRERATLLWLGDMCKRGLMPDEVTMSIVLQALKKAGEYETAELFFRKWSSDSSGRMEGHPRYSLYTYNTLIDTYGKAGQLEKVSDTFNQMLKEGVAPSVVTFNTMIHVWGKHHRMERVSSLVRMMEEFQCFPDTRTYNILISLYRESNNIDVAEYYFWKMKAENLVPDVVSCRTLLYGYSISGMVTKAEALLKEMDERDFLIDEYTQSSLTRMYVNAGMLEQAWHWFDRFRHQMNSECFSANIDAFVEKGYIVLAEKAFICCLKKKMLSVSVCNVMIKGYGLVDKLDEACEVADGMEMYGILPDYVTYSSLIQLLSTAKLPKKALHYLKKMQAVKLLSDCVPYSVVINSFAKNGDLGMVEYLFREMITSGIRADVFLYSILIDAYAEVGKVQQATAYFGLMKKDGLCENATIYNSLIKLYTK
- the LOC120645478 gene encoding pentatricopeptide repeat-containing protein At3g23020-like isoform X5, with amino-acid sequence MLIPCDCFLHVPAPPLTPIQNFTASAPCRDKGLTLQINSVYAPARTYEICPELTVPCTVARQTGKGKKKGNWAHYGGSLPAMLEALDDVQDVGEALWPWKDTLSNRERTILLKEQKDWRRAVEIFDWFRRERGHELNVIHYNVVLCTVGRARRWDLILNLWHEMHSCGVAPDNSTYGTLIDVCCKGGRERATLLWLGDMCKRGLMPDEVTMSIVLQALKKAGEYETAELFFRKWSSDSSGRMEGHPRYSLYTYNTLIDTYGKAGQLEKVSDTFNQMLKEGVAPSVVTFNTMIHVWGKHHRMERVSSLVRMMEEFQCFPDTRTYNILISLYRESNNIDVAEYYFWKMKAENLVPDVVSCRTLLYGYSISGMVTKAEALLKEMDERDFLIDEYTQSSLTRMYVNAGMLEQAWHWFDRFRHQMNSECFSANIDAFVEKGYIVLAEKAFICCLKKKMLSVSVCNVMIKGYGLVDKLDEACEVADGMEMYGILPDYVTYSSLIQLLSTAKLPKKALHYLKKMQAVKLLSDCVPYSVVINSFAKNGDLGMVEYLFREMITSGIRADVFLYSILIDAYAEVGKVQQATAYFGLMKKDGLCENATIYNSLIKLYTKVGYLAEARETYKLLRSLDTDTSLYASNCMIDLYSDHCMVKEAREIFESLKARGSANEFSYAMMVCLYKKIGRYDVAHRICQEMQALGLLTQALSYNSAIQMYVSGGRMEDAFKIFKMMLVSNTPPNDATFKALNVILVRSGVTRNEIRKLELLRRNNTHDCLHQCYLAT